CAAATAGTAACTCCTGATATTTTTTTTCTATTTGGGAATAGATGATTGTTAAAGCTGTTTCACCACCAACATTTTCATCTCTACTATTGCTCCATATCGTCACGCCGTCCTTTCTTTCGTTTAAAAGGTCTACCATGTGATAAAAAGAAGATTCTAAAGCAATCACTCTTTGTTGGCGCTGACTAGCAACTAATTCATTTCGATTTAACTCAAGATCTTCTCTTGTCTCTTTAAGAATTTTATCTTGAATAATTAAGGTCTGTCTGACTTGGAAAGCTGCATAACCAGCAAACAATGCGGTTAGCATTCCAAAGCTATCGCCAAATGCCCCTGTAATAGCAACTGAATGCGCAAAATCTTCGCCTCTTCCAACCACTAATTGAAAATAGAGGATGACGAACACAAATAGAAAGGGAATTAATAAAACCCACAAATATCTCATACAAACTTCCCAACAATAACTACTTTGAAACTATTCCTCGACATGCAGGATAACGCGAACACCCCCAAAATTCATTACCTGCGTTTTGCCCTCTCTTGGCTGTACGTAATGCCATAGCACTGCCACATTTAGGACAACTAGGCGTATCACTCATAGATTTACTCTTAAGACTCTTTACGTGCTCTCTAGTGGTCTGTAAAGAGCGTTCTAGGCGACCTGATTCAATTGCACCTATTAGTCGTTTTATTTCCCACTCTGAAAGTACGGGAACATTCTTAGACTTGATGAACCTAATGTATCCAAAACCGTACGTCACGTTTTCGGGCATGTCAGTCTTAAAGTCACTATCACCGATAAAAACGACAACGGAGTGAATCTCACTGTCATCCAGCTCAAGAAGCGATTGTAGAGTTTTTACGTGCTTGTAATTCTGATGCAGAGGGTTTTGGAACTTACTGGTATGTCTGTAGATTTTCTGAGTCCACAACTTCTGATGCTGACCACCGAATATCCAGCCTTTCATGTTTTTGGTTTCGACGACAAAGACACCATACGGGGAGACGATGATATGATCTATTTGGGTCGTTCCACCGTTCTCAGTGGGTAGTGTCACGTCTTTAATGAGGTGATAGGTGCGTTGATCAAGCCATAGCTTAGCTAAGGCATTAACTAAAAACTCTCCCAGATGCCCTTTAAACCATGAGCTTTTGAATAGCCCAACAAGTAAAACAGCTACAAAAAAGTAGGCAAAAGGGACTAATAAAGGACTTAGATCAACATTGCTAAGCATCACATAACTGGCTCTATGTCACCGAATAGCTGATAAACAGGCTTTGAGTAAATCGAGTTACTTCTTGCTCCTACAAT
Above is a window of Thiomicrorhabdus sediminis DNA encoding:
- a CDS encoding nuclease-related domain-containing protein codes for the protein MLSNVDLSPLLVPFAYFFVAVLLVGLFKSSWFKGHLGEFLVNALAKLWLDQRTYHLIKDVTLPTENGGTTQIDHIIVSPYGVFVVETKNMKGWIFGGQHQKLWTQKIYRHTSKFQNPLHQNYKHVKTLQSLLELDDSEIHSVVVFIGDSDFKTDMPENVTYGFGYIRFIKSKNVPVLSEWEIKRLIGAIESGRLERSLQTTREHVKSLKSKSMSDTPSCPKCGSAMALRTAKRGQNAGNEFWGCSRYPACRGIVSK